Part of the Catalinimonas alkaloidigena genome is shown below.
CAGCTATAATGCCCATGCATATAGTGTGGAAGAGTGTTCTGAAGCTGGTTGTCATGTATTAGTTGTTATCGTAGAGGGTATGCTTATCTGTTCAGCCTTGTAGGCGTTTGTATACTCAAAGCAGAGAAGATAAGTGAAGCTTGTCACCTATCCTCTCTTCAGTATATGAGAATTATAGCGTATGTGTCTGATTAATATCCTTCGTTTTGTACCAGATGTTCGTTGTTTCTAAGTTCATCTGTAGGAATAGGATAAAGAAGCTCTCTTTCAGTTAGCGTAGGGCCGTTGATGAACTGATAGCCTACATAATCTTCAAACTCCAGGGTGTTGAGGTTAAAGCCTTTTCTGATTCTCACCATATCAAACCAGGTTTTGTTTTCGTAGCTCAGCTCATGCCAAAGCTCTTTCCACACCGCTTCTCTAAACTCATCTTTACTCAGTCCGGAGAGCTCAGGCAGCTCTGCCCTTCTACGAATTTTATTCACTGCTTCATAAGCTTCAGCAGTAGGCCCTGAGACTTCGTTGGAAGCTTCTGCGTAAATGAGTAAAACTTCAGCATAGCGTATAAGAGGCCAGTTAAGGTCACTGCTAGCCGTATTAAGATTGGCTTCTACATCAAAATGCTTATACAGATAGTAGCCCCCCAGGTTGATAGTATCTGACCTATCGGCTTTAAGTGAATAGTAGTGGTAATAAAACTGTTTTTCTTCGGCTCTCTTATCGCCGGGCTCGTAAGACTCCACAAATTTTTCTTCTGCAAAAATAGCCCCTGTCTGTGCAGAATAGGCAGAGATGTTCTGGTTATAAGGGATAATAAGAGGCTGCCAGTTCGCTGGATCTACAAACGCAGCAAACTGTACCATAAAAATGTGCTCTCCTGTATTTTTCAAAGCCGGGTCATGCAAGTCGTCATAGCCAGGGAAGAGGGCAAACTCGCCTGAGTCAATCACTTCTTTGGCTTTATTCGCCGCTCTTTGATAGTACTCACTCCCTTTTTGCAAAGGATAGCCCGCCATGGTAAGGTATACACTAGACAACAAAGATTTTACAGCACCCAGCGTAGCTCTCCCATCGGGGTCGGTGTATGGAAGTCCAGACTGCTCTGCTTCTATCAGATCAGCTACAATCAGCTCATACACTTCTTCTACTGAAGACTGAGGGGGGTAAAGTATGGGCGAATTCAAATCCACAGGCTCGGTAATCAGCGGTATTTCACCAAAAATTCTTACCAAGTTATAATAATAGTATGCACGTAAAAACCTGGCTTCGCCCAGCAGCCTTTGCTTGAGGCCTTCATCCATAGTGATACCAGGGATATTAGCCAGGGCAATGTTGGCATTGGCTATTCCACGATAGCTGCTGTTCCAGTGGGTTACACCATACCCATTGTCCGAAGTATTAACCAGGTCACGAATGATCTGACTATCTTGGGCTTGCCCCAATTCGGTATTGGCTAGGCCGGTCTGAAACTCCAGCATCAGCCAGGGGCTTCCTCCGTAGCCTCCCCCCCTGATATCTTTCAGGCTGGCATAGATGGAAGTTATTGCACTTTCGGCATGCCCTTGTGTTTGAAAATAATTTTCAACAGTAAAATTAGACGGATCAGATTCATCCAGAAAATCAGTACAGGCAGTACCCATCATAGAAAGTAGTGCTACAAGGCACAAAGAGCAGTATGTATTTATATTAAATTTCATAGTATTATCGTTTTTCTGTCAGTCAGGAATTTTAGAAAGAGGCATTCAAACCGATCATAAATACTCTGGGCTTAGGGTATTCATTGTAGGAAATATAGCCCTGCCCAAAGGTATGCCCTGAAGTCTGAGACTCGGGATCATAGCCGGGAAATTCCGTACTGAGAAAGAAGTTCTGTACTGAGCCGTATACTCTGAGTCTTTTCAGCCTAAGCCTGTCAGTAATCTCTGGAGAGAAATTGTAGCCCAGCAAGATATTTCTGCCTCTGATGAATGAGCCATCATAGATTTTAGAGGCATCATCGTTGGTATCATAACCTGCCGCGATAGGGCGGATCTGGGCAATGCGCGTATCCTGATTGTCTGGCGTCCAGGCGTCGAGCACTGAGGCAAAACTGTTAGCAATTCCCTGGCGGTCTTCCAGTGAGTGTTGCGCTCTCCATAGTACTTCGTTTCCGTACTGAAACTGCAGGTCAATCAGCAGGTCAAAGTTTTTGTACTTAAACGTATTGCTAAATGTGCCGAAGCCATCGGGAATACCTTTACCCAGAATAGCGCGATCTGCCTGGTTGATTTTGCCATCCTCGTTAATATCCAGATACTTTACATCTCCGGGAAGGCGGTTGTACTGGGCGGCGGTTGATTCTTCATCGGTATTCCAGGTACCTACATGCACCAGCCCAAAGAAAGTACTCACCGGCTCACCCACTCGAATAATGTTAGCACCGTTGAAGATATCACTACCACCGGAGAGCGCGGTCACTTCATTTTTATTGATTGAGATATTAAAGTTGGTAGACCAGCTAAAGTCATTATTCTCTACATTGATCGTATGGATGGCGAACTCCACTCCCTTGTTTACCATGCTTCCGATGTTTTTGGTGACGGTAGTATATCCGCTACTTGCAGGTACCGGAGATTGTAAAAGCATGTCGGTCGTTAGCTTACGATACACATCGGCTTCCAGTGACAAACGACCATTGAACAGCCCCAACTCAACACCGGCGTCTATTTGTTTGGTTTTCTCCCATTGTAAACTTGGATTAGCCAGACGGTTGATACCAGTACCGGTATTCAAACTTCCTCCAAATATGTAATTGTAGTTTTGCATACCTGCCAGCGCCTGATAAGCTGCGATCTCTGAGTTTCCAGTTACTCCATAGCTGGTGCGTAACTTTAGATTGTAAATGGCGGGAATATTTTTGATAAACTCCTCTTCAGACACTCGCCAGGCCAGCGCCGCAGAAGGGAAAAACGCATAACGGTTAGCTTCACCAAATTTTGAAGAACCATCCATACGTCCGGTCACAGTTACCAGATACTTATCCAGCAGGCCGTAGTTTATTCTACCAAAATAGGAGTTAAGTCCGTAGCCATAAGCATTTGAGTTTGGTGCTACTACCACTGAGCCCGCCCCCAGATTGTTGAAGCTATAATAATCATCAGTAAAGTTCTGGGTTCTCGCATTGAAGCTAAAGCGGTCAATGTGCTGCCAGGAGACTCCTAAAAGCCCTGTGAATGTATGGTCTTCAATTTCTTTGGTATAGGTGAGATAGTTTTCCAACTGCCATGAGACATGCTGGTCCGTAGTTAAAGAGGCATCACCTTTCTGGTTGCTGGAGATAAAACTAAGCTCGCGCCCACCATAGGTACTGATTCTTTGTTCAATATTATTAACACCTACTGTAGTTCTCAGGTCCAGCCCTTCAGCTAAGGTGATGTTGGTAAATACATTACCCAGCACGGTATTGGTTTTCAGGTAGTTTTCGTATTCCTCACCAACCCTTACCGGATTAGGACCACCTTCCATACCCGGATAGTCAGAGTTGCCTCCCCAGCTTCCGTCAGGATATTTTACCGGTACTATAGGCAGATTTTCCACCATATTTCTTCCAACCCAAACGCCCTGTACATGTCTTTCATTCTGATTGTTGTAACTGAGGCTACCTCCTACCTTAAACCACTCACGAATCTGGGTATCAAAAACAAAGCGGGCAGAGTACCTTTTTAACCAGGACTCTCTCATCAGGCCTTCTTCATTCACATAGCCTAAAAATGCGCCATAGCTGCCTTTCTCATTTCCTCCGGTAAAAGATAGCTGATGGCTCTGACTAAAGGCTTTCTGAGTGACTTCATCCTGCCAGTCCGTATCGTAGATCGGATCACCGTTCTCATCAAATAACCTGGGGTCGGTTCTTTTTAGTGCAGGGTCCTGATATTTGCCGGCGGCAAAACCTACCGGATCATATTTTTCAGCATTCTGATAGGCAATGTCTTCTACCATCAGAAACTCTTCTGAGTTTAGTAAGGGAATTTTTTTAGGAAGTGTACCTAAGCTAAAATAATTATTATAGCTAACCTCTCCACCATTTTTATTTCCTCTCTTAGTGGTCACCATAATGACCCCGTTAGCACCTCTGGCACCATAGATCGCGGTAGCCGAAGCATCTTTAAGTACTTCTATAGAAGCAATGTCATTGGGGTTAAGATAGTCAATGGGTGAACTACTGTTGGCCAGGCCTGAAGCTACCAGTATAACGCCATCCACTACGTAAAGCGGATCATTGGCTACACTTACAGAAGTGTTTCCCCTGATTCTGATATTAGTTTTCCCACCTGGACGCCCGGAGTTGGTAGAAACATTCACGCCTGTCATCCTACCTGATAGTGCCTGGTTGAGGGTCGCAGAAGGCCTTTCCTGTAGCGTTTCGCCTTTTACCGTAGAAACAGCACCTGTCAAGTCACTCTTTTTCTGCGTACCGTAGCCGATCACCACTACTTCGGAAAGAGATTGAATGTCAGGCATCATCTCCAGGTCAATAGTGGTACGGCCATTGATAGCAACTTCTTCAGTTACATAACCGATAGAAGAAAAAACCAGGCTAGTGACATCATCTGCAACACTGAGCCGATATGCGCCATCAATGTCAGTGACTGTACCGGAAGTTGTACCCTTAGCCAGTACATTGACACCAGGCAGTACTTCTCCACTCTCCCCATCTTTTACCGTACCACTAATCTGCTGCTCTACTGGTTTGGTTGCCGCAAGCTTTTGAGGAGAGCTGGCACTTTTTTCGTCTGCCTTAAACTGATTGACACTATTTCTCCAACTGGAGCTTTCATAAATGACATAATGCCCCTGCTTCAGCTTTTCGTACCTGAGGTCCAGTGGCAGGAGCAACTGATCCAATAATTCTTCCAGCGCTGTTTCTTCATTGCCAATAGCACGTACAGTGACACTATCAATCGTCTTTCCGCTAATCAGCTCGGTATTGTAGTTGAAACGTATTTTGTACGCTTTTTCCAGATCACGAATTACATTGATAAGGGCTTTGCCCGATGGTTGTTTAGGATTAGCGTAATTGTTTGGCTTTGTTAGCGTAGCTAACTCCTGCGCATTGATGTTGGGTATGACGAGTCCTAGCAGAGCTATCAACATCATACTTCTGATCAGATAAGCTTTTTTCATAATTGTTTTGTATTAGGGTTGTATTAGTAATATTGCCAACGTTCGTTTACGAGTTAATTTCCTGCGCTGGCAGGGTATCTTTTTTGTACTTGACCAGCAGTACATTATCTCGTTTGTGTATATCCAGTTTGAATGACTTGCTAAGGGTCTGGAGCAGAAGCTTTGGGTCATCAGCAGCATTTGAACCCGAAAATCTCAAATCAGCTATGCCACTATCTTCAAATTGTACCTCGTAGCCGTAATTGTCTCTGATCAGGCCGAACACCTCATCAAGAGGAGTGTTTTCAAACTGAAGCCGGTTGTGTCGCCAGGAAGTATACAGCTCTGTATTGACTGCCTGCTGGTGCATCCCTTCCTGACTGAACTCGAGCATCTCTCCCGGCATCAGCAAGCGCTCTTCTTCATCAACCTCTGCGGGAGCCTTTACCTTTACTTTGCCTTCATTGAGCACTACCTGTATCCGTGCCTGCCGGTCATTCACATTAAATTTGGTTCCCAGGACCTCTACACTCAGCCCCTGACGGGTATGCACTACAAATTGCTGGTCTTCTTCAGTATGCAGCACGGAGAAAAAGCCTTCACCAGTCAGCCAGACCTCTCGGACTTCCTCCTCATCCCAGTCATCATGCAGACGTAGACTAGAGTTGGCATTAAGCATCACTTCTGAACCATCAGGAAGTTCAATGGTACGTACTTCACCGTATGCTGTGCTGTACTCCTGAGTAAGCTTGGCAAAAAAGAGCTGATAGCATACCCCCAGCAGAAGCAATACTCCTCCGATGGCCGCAGCCATCTGTAGCCTGCCCATGGGCTTAACTTTTTTCTTGGGAAGTACGACTTCTTCCTGCTCTGTATCCAGAATGTACTCAAGTATGTTGTCGGCACGTTTATTATTCAGGTCCGGCATGTCCTCTAGCCTGGCCTGTACTTCTTCTATACCGGGCAGGTTTTTTGAGTCTTCGGTCTTGTTGATGTAAGTCATCAGCATTTCAAGCTCTTCCCTACTGCACTTGCCTGCGATAAACTTTTCAAAAAGCGCCTTTATGTATTGGTCTTCTTTCAAGAGTTTAATTGATTAGTCTTTATATATAGTACACCTCCCAAAGACAGATAGACGATCGTGCATCAAATATTTTTTTAAATATTTAAACAAGGGAAGAAAACATGAGCCCAGAAACCACTGCTTGTTTAATGTATTGCGGCTCAAACATTTCCATTCTGTAGCAGAAGGAAGCATTTCAGAAAGGCCATATGGTAGAATTACTTTGCGTGTGACTTATCAATCTGAACTATTATAGATATCAATTAAATATTGATGAAAGAAATTAGAGGAGGGGAGAGGCAATCACTTCCTGAAGCTAAGGGGGGGGATATGCGATGAGGGTAAGTCTTTACCTGGAAATGTTCACAGAAAAAGATGATTACAACAGACCAGCAGCATTGCTACATCTGCATGGGTGCGAAAGTATTCTTTGAGCGTTTTGGTAGCTTTTACAATTTGATCCTTCACCGTATTTGTAGAAATACCCAATTGCTGGGCGATCTCTTTATGGCTCAGGCCCTGCATCCGACTCATACGAAATATCCGCTGCCTTTGCGTAGGGAGCATGGCTATAATTTCGTTTTGCAGCTTCTCCAATTCATGATATGCAATCTGGTTTTCAGTCGCATGACAGATGTAGTCCTGCTGATAATACACCTGTGCCTTTAGCTTTTCGTCATTGGTTGCTTTCCTCAGCAGATTGTAAACATGATGCTTAGTGACGGTAAACAAATAAGGTTTAAAGGAGCGGCCAGAATCAAGCTGCTTTCGGTTTTGCCATATTTTCATGAACACCTCCTGCACTGTCTCTTCTGCTGTCATTTGTGAACGAGTGACCAAATAGCCATACTTATAAACTGTATTTTTGTACTGTTCAAATAATACCTTGAAAGCATTTTTATCTCCAGCTTTTAACTGTTTGATTAACTTTTCTTCATTTTTTTTTCTTAATACACTCAATCTTATAAGATTAAAAATTATTCATTCCAGGATTATATTTCCTACTTTATATTTAATGACATTTTTTACATTTTCAAAATTTAACAAAAATTTAATGAATAACTAAAAATTAACCAAAGACGCATAATTGTGATTATGAATTTTTTAGTTTAAAAAATGTATTTGTTTTTAGCCAGACAAGCTGACAGGCTTTGAAATCGTAAGCTGCGTCTAAGAGATGTTCTCTCATTTGCGCTAAGCATAGATATCTATGAGGTCTGCTGACACGAAATACAACTTCCCAAAAAGCTCACTTTCAAACAGCTTTCTTCCTTCTCACTCTATTCATGGTATTGCTTTCTCCTGTATAAGCTGCTTCATGGATAGGACAAAAGGATATGCTCTCCAGTGAGCAAAAGGATAGACTCTTTATTGTTTTTGAAGAAAAGAAATGATGAATTGTGCTCTGTGGCTGGCTGATGTTTTGGGTAGCTCATACAAGCTGTAGCCTAATTCAATGTAAATTTCTCTAAGTTTATCTCCAAAAGCTTTTGCCTGGAGGTATGTCATTTTACGTTCATCATCGGTAGTATAAATCTCTGGCCAGTCTGGCGTAACAAAGACTGTGGCATGGTAAGGGTAGCGCTCAGCTGCCTGCTGATATACCTGTAGATCTAACCCAAACAAATCAGCATAACCGATCATATCAGCAATGCCTCTATCAAAGAGGATAGGATGCGTAACCTGTGCATGCTCACGATAGTGATAAATAGCCCTGGAAAGCATCAGGTCAGTAAAGTGTTGAGGATCTATTTCCGGTACGCCTCTGCCACCAAAGCTTCTTTGTTCGGCAAGGATCTGACGAGCTGGCTCGTGGATTACAGGAATATGAAGTTTTTCTAATTCCGTGCATAGCGTTGATTTACCACTGCCCATAGCGCCTGTGAGAATAAAGTAGTGTTGCATACTTATTTCTATTGGTATGTGAGGTATAATTGTAATGATACCATCTAAAACCCGCTTGATGATATGAAGTTCGGCTTTGTTCTTCCTACGCTAGCGTAATACATCTTCAGGCTATTGACCTAAATGTATACATAACCAGTACAAACCTAATTTAAGTGGGCTGTGTACCCAGCGTGTTTTTTCGCTAACATGTTTGCGTCCCTCCCTCACAACCCTCTGAATGATGAAGATCATGTCTGTCATATCCCACCTTCCCTCCTACTTTACTTCAATATCTTTTGGCAGTGAGTGGGATCAAGCAATGAATCTGGTGACTGTTAGCCTTAAGCATAGATGTTAGAAAGCCTGTATAGGAAGGAACTGATGTTTCTCATACCTCTGAACTGTGTGCGTATAGCTATTTTGCTATAGACGCTTGATCTTAATATTGCGGAAATAGACCTTATCATGATGGTCGGTAAGCATTATATGTCCACTTGGCACCTCACCATAATTAGTGTAATTTTTAAATTTGGTATTCATTTTCTTTTGAAGAAAATCCTGACTTCCTCTTTCATAACTGACCACCTTTACTCCATTCAGCCAGTGTTCTACCTGATTATTTTTAGATACGATGCTTCCCTGGTTCCATTGTCCGGGAGGTAAAAGCTTTTTGTTTTCAGGACTGTATAAAAGATAAAGCGCGGCAGTAGTTACTGTTTCGTCTTTACGATCCTGTATATCAGGATTATTCACGTCGTCAATAATCTGATATTCTGGGCCATTTATCGCTGTTTCACCATTTTTTTCGTTGGTAATCTCAGCCACATAATACTTAATCCCACTGTTAGCCCCTTCGGTGAGGTTAAACTCAAAGCTAAGATTAAAGTCACCATATTTCTCTTTGGTGACAATGTTCCCTCCCTCATGCAATACCAAAGCTCCATTTTCTATTTCCCAGCCGTTTTCAGGGAATTGATCGGTACCCAGTTCTACCCAATGGTCAGTACCACTTCCATCAAATAACATGGTCCAGCCTTCGGACTCACTACTGCTGAACTGCTCCTTATCTTCTTTTGTAGCATTTTCTTCCTGACTATTCTCCGTATGATTTCCCCGGGGGCTGGAACAGCCTAAGACAGCAGACAAAAAAGTAAATATTACTATTGATTTGATCATCATGTTTCAAGTTATGGTTTAGTAAAAGTGATTTATGTTATAAATTCTATGAAAATATTTTTTGACAGAAATCCTATATTTTAGCAAGAGGATCAGCAAATTTTACCAGATCCTGAATCTGTTTTCCTTCATGCTCAAATCTGGCGAGCATATAAATATGACCATCTTTACCTACTGCAATGGAATTCACATAGGTAGGCCTTGAGCCATCCTGATAAAAAACACGACCATGATCCTGGTATTTTTGCCGTTGGATATTGTAGGTTACCAAATGCAAATTCTCCAGCCCCTTTGCCGCTCCTTTTGCTATGGATTTCTTACCCTCAATCCGCTTTCCATTTTTGTAGATAGGTCCACCGGTAAGATAATAGATGGTTTCACCATCGGGTGCTAACTGAAATCCCAGATAACCATAACTAAACTGGTCATACATACCACTTTTTCTGGAGGGTGCAGAGGTAATCCGCTCTACCAGTTCTACTGTCTTTTTGGTTGGGTCAAAGCGGAATAGATAGCCTGAGTTACCATGAACTCCATAGGCAACTTCTTCCGGAGGATACCAGAAAATTTTTCTCCAGTTGTAGCCCATACTGCCGGGTCTGTCGGTATCATATACGCCAAAATAGTCTCGCCTTAAATTCACTTCTTCCAATTTCTGTATTGCCCCCCTTTCTGGACAAAAGAAAAATATATCACCTTCGGCAGAAGAGAAATAAACTTTACCATCACGGGGGTCCACACACAAAGAGCGACAAAGTACCCGATAGTCTTCTCCCGGCACACCGGCTTCTCCCATAGCGGAGACCAGGCCATAGCTGGTCAGTTTGTCTTGGCAGATATCATACCTAATAAAATTTCCTTTGGGCCAGGTGATTCCATAAAGCTGCTTTCGCTGCTTATCCATCGTCATTGTCAGGATACCTTCTCCCTCCGGTACGGTCGCTAAATCTATGTATTTCCCAGTCCTGAGGTCATAAGCCAGAAAATGGCCACCACCGTAGCGTTGATATCCCGGGGGAGGGTTTTCTGGCATACGATCCATACCATTAATTAGTTCATAATACCCGATATGCGTAGCAAAGTAGAGCCTTCCATCATTTTCTTCAAAATTGACATGACTTTTACCCTGAGGTATTCGCTTCATGTCTTTCTCACCACATATTTCAGTTAAATCAGCTAGAAAGCTGATCTGATCAGTTTTGGGATCATATACACACATTTGTCCCCCTACTTCTATAGAGTCTGAAGAAAGTATGTAATAAATTTTGCCATCACTGGCTAAAGAAATGGCATTGTAAGTATCGTGTGCTTTGTCAAATCCAGAGAAATAGGGTTTTGCAATAAGGTGATCATTCTCTATATCACTTATTGCGTTAAGGTTGTTAGCTTCAATCATTTTTAATGTATTTCCTTTTACTAAGGAAGAATGATATAATCTATCCTCCATCAGCAAAGTTTTTATTCGTTTATTAATTTTGATTCTACTTTTTTCACACCGGCCTGCTTTGCCAGCTCTATCATTCCATTGATAATATTAGATTCTATATCCGGGGACCAGGTAGAAGGCAGACCATATACAATTTGCGAACTTGCTCCTTCATAGCCCCCCTCACGTAGAATAGTAGTTGAGGGAATATAAGCCATGACATCGTTGGAATACCCCAGGACAAATATTTCATGGCCAAAAATCTGCTTGAGGAGTATGGAATATTCTACCACCAACTCACCGCCCAAACTGAATATAGGCTGATCGCCTAACTTCAATATCTGCAGCGGATAAGGGTAGGAGCTTTCAAAAGCTTCGTCATGCTCCAGCTTGCTCAACATCTTCTGTGCCCACCTTTTCTGATAAGAGGATGATTCATCTATCATTTTTGTCAATGTTTCCTTGGTCGGCGGGCTGTCCAGCGACAAAGCTATCTCGGTATAAGCCGTGGTGAGATGCGGAGCCAGCTCTTTCATTTCTTCACTTAACACCCTCACAACTGCCGCAGCCAATGTCTGTCCGTACTGCTTTGCCAATGCCACCGTTCTTCTGGGCAGTGGATTCTGATCCGCACCAGCACCCTGAAAGAACAATGCGGTAGCATCGGGGTATCTTTTCTCTAATTCCATCTGGGCGAAACCCGGATAATCTCCTGACCATTGATAAAAACTGAGTACCGTAGGATGACAGGCATATCCAAATGCAATTGCCATCATCTCTCCCCCTTCTTTCTGAACTTTCATGACTGGCACCGCATAATCATTAGGCCCATTTAGATCGGTCTGCATATGTAAAGTAGCAGCATTGTTATTTCTTCTATTCACTTGAAAGCGGCTTGTGCCATTCCCTGTGAAGATCTTTACAGGTTCTAATGAGGCAAAAGCCTCGCTTACCAAATGCACAATCTGATCTTCCAAAACTGCCGAATAACCAGCTACTTCATTCAGTTGAGCCTCATTCAGCGGATAGATATCGGATAAAGATTCCTCCAGTACAGGTCCTGAATGGGTATGAGAGCTATTCAGGAGAATCTGCGCCCTTGTCAAGTTCAGTTTTTCGTTCAAACGATCTCTGATGCGATCCGATAATTTTTTAGGGACGCCTAGCAAGTCTGTAGAAATTAATACCGCCCGTTGACCAGACGCATCTTCTATGACCAGTGCTTTAGCCCATAAATCATGTAGCTTCCCTTCAGCGGGATGATCTCTAGCCCCATATCCAGCCATCCAAAGGTTTTGTTGGGGGGTAATGATCACTTTAGCTACACCTGCTTTCCAGCCCTCGGATGAAGATTGCGCATATACTATATTGGCGAAGAAAGCTGATGCCAAAACCGTTAGTATTAGTATTTCTTTCATCCTGCCGCGATATAAGATTTGATTTTACCCGCATTCTGCTGGATTTTCGCAATAGCTGAAGCTATATCATCCATATCAGATTTACTGCTCAGCAACATGCTTTGCGATATCCATACTGCTTCTTCATTACATATGATGTCATTTTCAGGGCACTGGTTTCTTTCATGGTAAGCATCAATATCCAGCATTTCCGGAGAATACATCCTCTGGTAATTCTTTGTCTTAAATGCATTCCCCAGGTAAGGCATCTTATTCAGAGGGGCGTAACCTTTGTAGCAGGGTACTCCTTCTGCCTGTAGTGCTTTCAGGAAAGTTTCTCTGGGAAGGCCCTCAAAACCTTCTTTTTTATACCGGAATGGAAAAAGATGGAAGGCTGCCCGGGTCACGTTTTCATATAACTTATAAGGTACAATACCAGGAATATCTTTGATTTGTGCCCTAAGATATTCGGCATTCCGGCTGCGGATCTCTGTTTGTTCTTCCAAACGCTTTAACTGTGCCAGACCGATAGCCGCCTGATATTCAGTGATGCGTAGTTTCGTTCCCAGCATGATAGTTCCGGCACCCACTTCCCCTACTACTGTTCCATAAGGGTTTCCGTAGTTATGGTAAGCGTAACACCTATCCATAAATTCATCATCATCACTCACTATTGCCCCACCCTCACCTATGGGTAAGTTTTTAGAATTTTGAAAACTAAAGCATCCGGCATGGCCGAAGGTGCCCATTTTTTTGTGGTTAATTTCGGCAAGCCATGCCTGGCAAGCGTCTTCTACAACTACCAGCTTATGTTTGTTTGCAATTTGCATGATCCTCTCCATATTACTGGGTAGACCTAAAATGTGTACCGGCATAATTGCTTTGGTACGAGGAGTGATTTTAGCTTCAATTTTATCAGGATCTATCTGAAATGTTTCAGGATCTATATCTGCAAAAACGGGAATCGCACCGGTTGCCAGGATGGCCTGTGCAGAAGCGATAAATGTATAGGGGGGCAAGATCACCTCATCACCACCCCCTACATCCTGCTGTACCAAAGCCGCTATCAAAGCATTGGTGCCATTTACTACCGCGAGAGCCCGTTTAGCGCCTATAGTCTCAGCCCATTTATTTTCAAACTCTTTGGCGATGTCAGATCTTGACCATACACCACTGCGAAGCACCTCAATTACCTTATCTTCATCTTGCTGAGGATGCCACTGGGGCCACTCGGGCCACTCTTCTTTTCTTACTGCTTCTCCACCCA
Proteins encoded:
- a CDS encoding AAA family ATPase, translated to MQHYFILTGAMGSGKSTLCTELEKLHIPVIHEPARQILAEQRSFGGRGVPEIDPQHFTDLMLSRAIYHYREHAQVTHPILFDRGIADMIGYADLFGLDLQVYQQAAERYPYHATVFVTPDWPEIYTTDDERKMTYLQAKAFGDKLREIYIELGYSLYELPKTSASHRAQFIISFLQKQ
- a CDS encoding RNA polymerase sigma factor codes for the protein MSVLRKKNEEKLIKQLKAGDKNAFKVLFEQYKNTVYKYGYLVTRSQMTAEETVQEVFMKIWQNRKQLDSGRSFKPYLFTVTKHHVYNLLRKATNDEKLKAQVYYQQDYICHATENQIAYHELEKLQNEIIAMLPTQRQRIFRMSRMQGLSHKEIAQQLGISTNTVKDQIVKATKTLKEYFRTHADVAMLLVCCNHLFL
- a CDS encoding FecR family protein yields the protein MKEDQYIKALFEKFIAGKCSREELEMLMTYINKTEDSKNLPGIEEVQARLEDMPDLNNKRADNILEYILDTEQEEVVLPKKKVKPMGRLQMAAAIGGVLLLLGVCYQLFFAKLTQEYSTAYGEVRTIELPDGSEVMLNANSSLRLHDDWDEEEVREVWLTGEGFFSVLHTEEDQQFVVHTRQGLSVEVLGTKFNVNDRQARIQVVLNEGKVKVKAPAEVDEEERLLMPGEMLEFSQEGMHQQAVNTELYTSWRHNRLQFENTPLDEVFGLIRDNYGYEVQFEDSGIADLRFSGSNAADDPKLLLQTLSKSFKLDIHKRDNVLLVKYKKDTLPAQEINS
- a CDS encoding RagB/SusD family nutrient uptake outer membrane protein — translated: MKFNINTYCSLCLVALLSMMGTACTDFLDESDPSNFTVENYFQTQGHAESAITSIYASLKDIRGGGYGGSPWLMLEFQTGLANTELGQAQDSQIIRDLVNTSDNGYGVTHWNSSYRGIANANIALANIPGITMDEGLKQRLLGEARFLRAYYYYNLVRIFGEIPLITEPVDLNSPILYPPQSSVEEVYELIVADLIEAEQSGLPYTDPDGRATLGAVKSLLSSVYLTMAGYPLQKGSEYYQRAANKAKEVIDSGEFALFPGYDDLHDPALKNTGEHIFMVQFAAFVDPANWQPLIIPYNQNISAYSAQTGAIFAEEKFVESYEPGDKRAEEKQFYYHYYSLKADRSDTINLGGYYLYKHFDVEANLNTASSDLNWPLIRYAEVLLIYAEASNEVSGPTAEAYEAVNKIRRRAELPELSGLSKDEFREAVWKELWHELSYENKTWFDMVRIRKGFNLNTLEFEDYVGYQFINGPTLTERELLYPIPTDELRNNEHLVQNEGY
- a CDS encoding SusC/RagA family TonB-linked outer membrane protein codes for the protein MKKAYLIRSMMLIALLGLVIPNINAQELATLTKPNNYANPKQPSGKALINVIRDLEKAYKIRFNYNTELISGKTIDSVTVRAIGNEETALEELLDQLLLPLDLRYEKLKQGHYVIYESSSWRNSVNQFKADEKSASSPQKLAATKPVEQQISGTVKDGESGEVLPGVNVLAKGTTSGTVTDIDGAYRLSVADDVTSLVFSSIGYVTEEVAINGRTTIDLEMMPDIQSLSEVVVIGYGTQKKSDLTGAVSTVKGETLQERPSATLNQALSGRMTGVNVSTNSGRPGGKTNIRIRGNTSVSVANDPLYVVDGVILVASGLANSSSPIDYLNPNDIASIEVLKDASATAIYGARGANGVIMVTTKRGNKNGGEVSYNNYFSLGTLPKKIPLLNSEEFLMVEDIAYQNAEKYDPVGFAAGKYQDPALKRTDPRLFDENGDPIYDTDWQDEVTQKAFSQSHQLSFTGGNEKGSYGAFLGYVNEEGLMRESWLKRYSARFVFDTQIREWFKVGGSLSYNNQNERHVQGVWVGRNMVENLPIVPVKYPDGSWGGNSDYPGMEGGPNPVRVGEEYENYLKTNTVLGNVFTNITLAEGLDLRTTVGVNNIEQRISTYGGRELSFISSNQKGDASLTTDQHVSWQLENYLTYTKEIEDHTFTGLLGVSWQHIDRFSFNARTQNFTDDYYSFNNLGAGSVVVAPNSNAYGYGLNSYFGRINYGLLDKYLVTVTGRMDGSSKFGEANRYAFFPSAALAWRVSEEEFIKNIPAIYNLKLRTSYGVTGNSEIAAYQALAGMQNYNYIFGGSLNTGTGINRLANPSLQWEKTKQIDAGVELGLFNGRLSLEADVYRKLTTDMLLQSPVPASSGYTTVTKNIGSMVNKGVEFAIHTINVENNDFSWSTNFNISINKNEVTALSGGSDIFNGANIIRVGEPVSTFFGLVHVGTWNTDEESTAAQYNRLPGDVKYLDINEDGKINQADRAILGKGIPDGFGTFSNTFKYKNFDLLIDLQFQYGNEVLWRAQHSLEDRQGIANSFASVLDAWTPDNQDTRIAQIRPIAAGYDTNDDASKIYDGSFIRGRNILLGYNFSPEITDRLRLKRLRVYGSVQNFFLSTEFPGYDPESQTSGHTFGQGYISYNEYPKPRVFMIGLNASF